TCCCTCCCCGCCCTGGTCTATATCTTTCAGTCGTCCTTGGGCACCTGTGCCAATATTCTCTCCCTCACCACCTGTGCTGCCACGGCCGATCCGTGCTGCAGTGTGATTGCGCCAACGATGGCCATAAGCGCCGAGTTCAGCACAACTTCCACGCCAGAGGCCTCAAGTCGTCGGGGCTGTCACCGAGTTAGCTCCTCGATTCCATTTTAACGGGATACCACATCATAAGTCTGAGAAAAGAATAGACACATACCAATCGAGGCTTCCACCGTACCACGTCCAGCAGCCCCACGTTGTTAGCCAGCTGGTAGAGCTTGTCCTTGCCAATCATGTCTCGGGGTCCCATGGCATTGAGGTTGTCCACCGACAGTAGCTGATCATCCTCCAATGGCGTTCTGTCGAATTGGTCGGGGAGTATTGAGCCAGCGAGGGGCTCCTTGCTCACAATCTCCTTTGTTGCTTCCATTACCATCGTCAACCGTCCTGCAATAAAGCACCAGAGTCAGCTCGCCATGCTACATTATATGCCACAGAATAATGCGCCAACGCACCTAGCAATGCCAATCGGTCATTGaaccctctcctcccttgaTCGAAGCTCTTATGCGTCACGGCCAGCCACTTGAGCTCCTCTGGCAGCATCTTGCTGCCCCCGGGCCCCAGCAAGCGGTTATACACCTCGTCCAGCCGCGTAGGGTCGTTGTTCACCGCCCAaatcttgttcttggcgcTCTTCGCAAAgtccagctgcagcggcgCCTTCATGCCCTCGGGCGTCTGGCTCCATCGCGGCTTCGTATTTGTGCTGGGTGTTGTGGCGGGGACCTTGAAGGTCTCTGGCGTTGACGGCGCGGATTCGGTCGCGTATGCGCGCACGCAGGGGGATAAGGCACGAGCGGCGTGCCGGCAGCGGGCCAGGCTCGGGCGACAGGACTGGAGAGCCATGGTTGTGGATTCAATTGTGGTTTGCGATGCTGCTCATGGTGTTGAAGGCCTCTATCGACAGACCTAGAGCATTTTCCAAGGTCACGTGTTTGGTGGCATTTTACCATCTTATCTTATCGCGGTTTATCGATTAAGTGGTGGCGGGCGTCATCAAAGCTATTTAGTACCTGTTACCTCGGGCCAGCACCTTACCCTGGATGTTTGTGCTGTTTGGTCAAATTTTTTGGTAATCGAGTTGAGTCCCTTCAATAGTCTTGAAGATTCTATCCTATGTTTTTGAGGCTAGTAGCCGTTCTTCTGGGCGAGAATAATTAATTGTGTAAACAATATTGGTAAAGCTTTCCATATGATGGGCAGTACTTGATCATGTTAGTAAAATGAATTCCAACTTTATACTACCCGCAATCGTATTGTTGCTTGAACAAACGAgcgaaaaacaaaaaagtagaaataaaaaaagctcATATAAACCTACATTATACCGCATTATCAACTATTCGATTTGCTACCTCCATTTCGCATATGTGATCGACGCAGCTGGTTCCTGATTGATCGGTTCCGCCACCGTTTAGCTTCATGTACGAAATCAGCCCTATTGTTCGCCATTACCGTCCACTGGGGTCTCCATTTACGGCATGTGGCCCCCCAGGCTTCAGTGGACCCAATGCGCTAACTCAGCTGTAACAGCAGCCCAGGCGGAGCTACTGCATTCACTCTGCGCGCACCGAGCTCGTCGCGACTTCCAAGGGTTCAAGGGAGGCGCCAAACCTTGGTCCATCCAatgtcttttgctttgctttgcggcttactctcctctccctcttgcTCCTTACAAATCTTGGGCCTGTTGAGCGACGGTATTCGTCTGATTTGATTCCAGATGGCGTCTACAGATTCTCAGGACACTAGCCTACGCGGCCGCCTTGCTGCCGTGCTTCCCAGAGGCTACAAATTCGGCATCCATCATGTCTCGACACCTCCCACCAAGGTTGACGCGCTCTACTCGGCACCTCCTGGCGAACGACCCGAACGAACATACTGCGAGAAGCACTTCCTCAGCGTTTCAATTGACGTTCCAGACACGTTAGCGAGTGCCCCAGAGAGTGAAAACACAGCAGAGCAACCGACACAGCGGAAGCGAGTCCTCGTACTCGGCATCGAGATCTTCATATACACTACGGCTCGATCCACCACCTTGTTTGTATCCAAGGCTGACTCTACTGGGTTTCTGGACAAATTAAAGCTGCCAAAGGGTGCCCCCAGCCCTATTCGAGAAGTCTGCGCGACCTTCATACGATACTTGGTCGACAAACGGAGGCGCAAAGATGTGCAGTTCGTAGTCAGCCTCTTTGCACGCGCGCAAGACCAGTATCTGTTCCCCGGAAGCATCGAGTACCCCGGAAAGCATGTTTTGGACGACCGTGGCCTCGTCAAGTGGTGGTGCCGGGTGCTTGACCCCATTGTCGAGTCTCCTCCCACTGGTAATCTTTCAACATGGCGAAACGCCAAGGGACATTTGCTTGTTCCTGGCCTTGATGCCTACGAGACTCGTGCGTTTATTCCCCGCCGTGCCGGTGCTGCATCTAGCTGGTCGTTGAGCCACCCACTTGAGCGCATATCGCATTACTATCGAGAGTTTGACTGGGTGCCACCACGATGCCTCATCCCCCGGTTCCCGGACGACCCTAAATCACGATTTCGCGACGAGCTGGATGACGAGATTACAAAGACCAAGGCGATGAAGACTACGGGGAGCTGGAAATCAGTCAAGACTCTTGACATGTTttgggagatgatggcctTCCGACAAGAGTGTTCGAGCGGTAGGATGACGGGGTTCATGTGGGTCGTGTTTGATGACTTGGAGGACGAGCCAAAGCCAGATGGTAGTGACACTGTATCGGTATCTAGTGCCTCAGTCGTGACCAGTGCGTTGGGTGTCGCTCCCGAGACGCCCAGGAAGCAGAGAATGGTGTCCAATATCACACCGACAACCACGCCTAGGAGACTCTTCCCGCTCAAGGCAGATCAGAGTGACACCACTCCAACTAAACCAAAACGTGACTCTGACAATGAAGacaaaaagtccaagaagaaaaagtcgGCAAAGACCAAGAGCAAGCTCCGAGGCCCCATCAAGCCTCGCCAGCCACGTATCAAGACCAAGCAGCGCAACTACCTTTTAGACCAGCCCGTATCGACTGCGTATTATCACTGGCCACCCCAAGGTCGAGGCGAGAGGATcgttgatgaagccgacTATAAGCGAATTcacgagcttcttctgcgcTTGGACTTTGCGACCTTGGAAAAAGCCACAGGGAGCACGCGTCGCTGGCTAAGCGAAGTTGGCCTGGGAAGCCGGTGGGGATTTGACGTTACAGGGACACGGGAGCTTGCCGCGGCTGCTGGAGACATGCCAGACCTAGGAGTTGCACCGGTCAATAACCTGTCTGGGCTTGTTAAGAGGAAAAGGGCAGACACGGTGACGGAGGCATCACAGGACGAGACGGCTAATGGCAGTGGTGTCAATGTGCTGAGCGGTGGGCTGGTTAGGAAAAAACCTAAGAAAGAGCAAGGGGATGATGTTcacgacggcggcgatgtgGACGCTCCTACGGTCAATGTGCTGGGCGCAGGACTcgtgagaaagaaggaaaaggcgTGAGAGTGTGATGCATGTCAGTATCAGCGTGCTTATTATAGGGAACTGTTCGCCCTCAAAGAAATGGCGGCGAAAGGCGAGATTGTAATGTTAATGTTTTATGACGAAGCTGTATGTCTCACTGAGGTGTGCCGCCTTTGCATGAATGTGTGTATTTGTATTTGGTCAATTGATCTCATCATCGCTGATATAAAGACCTGGGTTATTAAGAGCCCTGGAGCATTTACGGATCGATATTTTATGGCTGGATACATGCATGTTGATGAGATGTAGTGATGTTCTGCAGTGTATGGCGTTGCATTGCAGATTTACATGGAAGTGCAACATAGTCGCGTGTGTAACATGGTTTGATGGGACAAGAGTGACAGTGGGTGGCCCTTgttttcatttcatttcctAGCCGTAGTTTTTGTTATATCTGGTAAAGCCTGTATCTTGCATATACGTTTGCCTAAATGTACTGCTCTTCGATCTTCCTAGGAGGCGATGGTTCGaatagtacatgtatatatcGATACACGCTCGTACTTCGTATATGTATGTGAGTAAGGCTCAGCGCCTAGAACTACTTCTCTCTCGGCATTTTGTACACCGTAAGCGGCCCCATTTACGCAATAAGTAATAGCTTCTGCCGCGGATGGTCTTCCTGCTGACTGCTTTGTCCAGGAGCGGCAGGATGAAGGGCAGGGCCAACTAGGATATGACGGGCTCAAGTGGAGACGGTGAATTTCTCATAGAGGGTGAATAAGCCGAGATGGGGAAAAAGCATGGATGAGAGATAAATGGCGAAATGTCTTGGAAAGTTGCAAACGCAGGGGGGGTTGGCAGATGCACGGCACTTTTTATTTGGAAGTTGTGTGGATGGGGCGTGAATGTTTCGGTAGGATTTCAGCTTTTTTGACTCTTGATGGATTGAGATTAGTGACGGGATGTCCGTGAGAATCATGATTTACATAGTATAAGCGgattttctttcccttccGAGAAATGGCCCTCTCATGGACGAAGCTGAAGATGTGGTGCAGCTGCGATATGAGGACGATGCCTGTAAGACGAGCTGCGATCTCGGTCTGGAGCCCGTATGGCTGCGGCTTATTGCATTTCTGGCCGAATATAGGCATAGAATGAAGATGTGATGTCAAGTCGAGTTCTTGTCTTGATTTATTTTAGTTGAAGTCG
This genomic stretch from Trichoderma breve strain T069 chromosome 1, whole genome shotgun sequence harbors:
- a CDS encoding ribonuclease-III-like domain-containing protein, translating into MALQSCRPSLARCRHAARALSPCVRAYATESAPSTPETFKVPATTPSTNTKPRWSQTPEGMKAPLQLDFAKSAKNKIWAVNNDPTRLDEVYNRLLGPGGSKMLPEELKWLAVTHKSFDQGRRGFNDRLALLGRLTMVMEATKEIVSKEPLAGSILPDQFDRTPLEDDQLLSVDNLNAMGPRDMIGKDKLYQLANNVGLLDVVRWKPRLPRRLEASGVEVVLNSALMAIVGAITLQHGSAVAAQVVRERILAQVPKDD
- a CDS encoding histone acetylation protein domain-containing protein, whose amino-acid sequence is MASTDSQDTSLRGRLAAVLPRGYKFGIHHVSTPPTKVDALYSAPPGERPERTYCEKHFLSVSIDVPDTLRKRVLVLGIEIFIYTTARSTTLFVSKADSTGFLDKLKLPKGAPSPIREVCATFIRYLVDKRRRKDVQFVVSLFARAQDQYLFPGSIEYPGKHVLDDRGLVKWWCRVLDPIVESPPTGNLSTWRNAKGHLLVPGLDAYETRAFIPRRAGAASSWSLSHPLERISHYYREFDWVPPRCLIPRFPDDPKSRFRDELDDEITKTKAMKTTGSWKSVKTLDMFWEMMAFRQECSSGRMTGFMWVVFDDLEDEPKPDGSDTVSVSSASVVTSALGVAPETPRKQRMVSNITPTTTPRRLFPLKADQNKKSKKKKSAKTKSKLRGPIKPRQPRIKTKQRNYLLDQPVSTAYYHWPPQGRGERIVDEADYKRIHELLLRLDFATLEKATGSTRRWLSEVGLGSRWGFDVTGTRELAAAAGDMPDLGVAPVNNLSGLVKRKRADTVTEASQDETANGSGVNVLSGGLVRKKPKKEQGDDVHDGGDVDAPTVNVLGAGLVRKKEKA